One window of Myxocyprinus asiaticus isolate MX2 ecotype Aquarium Trade chromosome 4, UBuf_Myxa_2, whole genome shotgun sequence genomic DNA carries:
- the LOC127432420 gene encoding 2-oxoglutarate and iron-dependent oxygenase domain-containing protein 2-like — protein MVKYAGLSEATMEGLMKLIQTEAAPRVYRLPVFKKEFCKDLIGDLEHFEQSKAPKGRPNTMNNYGILLNELGFDESFITPLREHYLCTLSTLLYSDCGGSCLDSHKGFAVKYAMREDLGLSYHYDNAEVTLNVSMGKEFTEGNLFFGDMRQVPLSETECMEVEHLVTEGLLHRGQHMHGALHIFSGTRWNLIIWMRASCERNKLCPLCCKRPTLVESDGYSDGFTMDPDNSTRKVLCSLT, from the exons ATGGTTAAATATGCTGGTTTGAGTGAAGCAACCATGGAGGGACTGATGAAACTTATCCAGACAGAGGCAG CACCGAGAGTCTACCGACTTCCAGTGTTCAAAAAGGAATTCTGCAAGGACCTCATAGGGGATCTGGAGCATTTTGAACAGTCTAAGGCACCAAAGGGCAGGCCGAACACCATGAATAATTATGGG ATTCTCCTTAATGAACTGGGCTTTGATGAAAGCTTCATCACCCCACTGAGGGAGCACTACCTTTGTACACTCTCAACTTTGCTCTACAGTGACTGTGGAGGAAGCTGTCTGGACAGTCACAAGGGTTTTGCGGTGAAGTACGCAATGCGGGAAGACTTGGGTCTTAGCTATCATTATGACAACGCTGAAGTGACTCTCAATGTATCAATGGGGAAAGAGTTCACAGAGGGGAACCTTTTCTTTGGAGACATGAGACAG GTGCCTCTAAGTGAGACAGAGTGCATGGAGGTGGAGCATCTTGTAACTGAGGGTCTGCTTCACAGGGGCCAGCACATGCACGGAGCTTTACATATCTTCTCAGGGACACGGTGGAACCTGATTATATGGATGCGAGCTTCATGTGAGAGGAACAAACTCTGTCCCTTGTGTTGCAAAAGACCAACACTAGTGGAGAGTGATGGATACAGTGATGGCTTCACCATGGATCCTGACAACTCTACCAGGAAAGTGTTGTGTTCATTAACATGA